One Chromobacterium paludis genomic window carries:
- the hrpA gene encoding ATP-dependent RNA helicase HrpA, translated as MTPAARLADLKSALSSCLIRDRHLLRRKLADAADRLKKNQPADKLLADIAGQVERSRSRADARRAHLPKPSFDDALPVNQKLADIKTAIDKHQVVIICGETGSGKTTQLPKICLELGRGVFGLIGHTQPRRLAARSVATRIAQELGSQLGEHVGFKVRFTDKLSEKSVIKLMTDGIMLAETQTDRHLEAYDTIIIDEAHERSLNIDFLLGYLKQLLPRRPDLKVIITSATIDADRFSRHFDGAPVIEVSGRTYPVEVRYRPLKQRDEDEREMEMEDAIVDAADELSRQGPGDMLVFLPGEREIRETAEKLRKSGIRGYEILPLFARLSNEDQQKIFKPSGGRRIVLATNVAETSLTVPGIKYVIDTGLARINRYSPRAKVEQLQVEKVSQAAARQRAGRCGRVESGICVRLYAEDDFNARPAFTDPEIVRSNLAAVILRMAALRLGKVDAFPFLEAPSSRLIADGYQVLTELGAVNEQGELTPVGKELARIPVDPKVGRLLLAGRDYHCAREVLIIAAALSIQDPRERPFEARDAAEKAQARFNDEKSDFLSFLHLWDFFADALKHKKSNRQLVNACHDHFLSYMRMREWRELHAQLAEIASELGLITRDQAHADAEQPDAQMTQKKRQQVDAVAYENLHKALVTGLIGNIGMKNQEGDDYQGARGVNFHVFPGSGLKKAKPKWLVAAELVETTRLYARCVAKIEPEWVEKLAPHLVKYHYFEPHWEKSRGEVVASERVTLYGLTLIPRRAVSYGRIAPEEARELFIRGALVNMEYVSNAPFFQRNQQLIREVEQLEHKARRQDVLVDEEALYAFYSERIPAEVVDAASFEAWRKEAEKTEPKLLHLTREELMRHAAQHVTENQFPEWLELEDGKLKLRYRFEPKHPLDGVTIDVPLAILNRLTPAPFEWLVPGMIRDKLQQLIKGLPKQIRRCCVPVPDFITRFLLTVPDLQQPIAPQLARFILRETGGVKVDIDAFNTQELPEHMLFNFRVIDDGKQEIGMGRDLAALQKQFGQAAQLTFRDTSAEFERDDVKAWDFGELPESIQFARGRQQLTGYPALTLEEDRVAIRLFDTQAVAEKHHRQGVIRLLQLQLKEQMKQLGKGLPGMTQIALQLRAVANADDLLADAIAAICDRAFIGEDALPRNEKAFNEQKTRARTRLPAVIQAVAQYLQQIAAEYTPLVTKMQKHKLGHELKGQLERLVYKGFLSDTPWSHLPQLPRYMKAMSLRMDKQPANPQRDGQRAAEIRDLWQQWEQRVAAQKEQGEPAPAVLDFRWMLEELRVSLFAQELKTPYPVSVKRLLKVWSELPR; from the coding sequence ATGACTCCTGCCGCCCGCCTCGCCGACCTGAAATCCGCCCTGTCCTCCTGCCTGATCCGCGACCGCCACCTCCTGCGCCGCAAACTGGCCGACGCCGCCGACCGGCTGAAGAAGAACCAGCCGGCCGACAAGCTCTTGGCGGACATCGCCGGCCAGGTGGAACGCTCGCGCAGCCGCGCCGACGCGCGCCGCGCGCATCTGCCCAAGCCCAGCTTCGACGACGCGCTGCCGGTCAACCAGAAGCTGGCCGACATCAAGACGGCGATAGACAAGCACCAGGTGGTGATCATCTGCGGCGAGACCGGCTCCGGCAAAACCACCCAGCTTCCCAAGATCTGCCTGGAGCTGGGCCGCGGCGTATTCGGCCTGATCGGCCACACCCAGCCGCGCCGGCTGGCCGCGCGCTCGGTGGCGACGCGCATCGCGCAGGAGCTGGGTTCGCAATTGGGCGAGCATGTCGGCTTCAAAGTGCGCTTTACCGATAAATTGTCGGAAAAATCGGTGATCAAGCTGATGACGGACGGCATCATGCTGGCGGAAACGCAGACCGACCGCCACCTAGAAGCGTACGACACCATCATCATCGACGAGGCGCACGAGCGCAGCCTGAACATCGACTTCCTGCTCGGTTACCTGAAGCAGTTGCTGCCGCGCCGGCCGGACCTGAAAGTCATCATCACCTCCGCCACCATCGACGCCGACCGCTTCTCCAGGCACTTCGACGGCGCGCCGGTGATCGAGGTGTCCGGCCGCACCTACCCGGTGGAAGTGCGTTACCGGCCGCTGAAGCAGCGCGACGAAGACGAGCGCGAGATGGAGATGGAAGACGCCATCGTCGACGCGGCCGACGAGTTGTCGCGCCAGGGCCCTGGCGACATGCTGGTCTTCCTGCCCGGCGAGCGCGAAATCCGCGAAACCGCGGAGAAGCTGCGCAAGTCCGGCATCCGCGGCTACGAGATCCTGCCGCTGTTCGCGCGCTTGTCCAACGAGGACCAGCAGAAAATCTTCAAACCGTCCGGCGGCCGCCGCATCGTGCTGGCCACCAATGTGGCGGAAACCTCGCTGACGGTGCCCGGCATCAAATACGTGATCGACACCGGCCTGGCCCGCATCAACCGCTACAGCCCGCGCGCCAAAGTGGAGCAATTGCAGGTGGAGAAGGTGTCGCAGGCGGCCGCCCGCCAGCGCGCCGGCCGTTGCGGCCGCGTCGAGTCCGGCATCTGCGTGCGCCTATACGCCGAGGACGACTTCAACGCGCGCCCGGCCTTCACCGATCCGGAAATCGTCCGCTCCAACCTGGCGGCGGTGATCCTGCGCATGGCCGCGCTGCGCCTGGGCAAGGTGGACGCCTTCCCCTTCCTGGAAGCACCGTCCAGCCGTCTGATCGCCGACGGCTACCAGGTGCTGACCGAGCTGGGCGCGGTGAACGAGCAGGGCGAGCTGACCCCGGTCGGCAAGGAACTGGCGCGCATCCCGGTGGACCCGAAAGTGGGCCGCCTGCTGCTGGCCGGCCGCGACTACCACTGCGCGCGCGAAGTGCTGATCATCGCGGCGGCCTTGAGCATACAAGACCCGCGCGAGCGGCCGTTCGAGGCGCGCGACGCAGCGGAAAAGGCCCAGGCCCGTTTCAACGACGAGAAGTCGGACTTCCTGTCCTTCCTGCATCTGTGGGACTTCTTCGCCGACGCGCTGAAGCACAAGAAATCCAACCGCCAGCTGGTCAACGCCTGCCACGACCACTTCCTGTCCTATATGCGCATGCGCGAGTGGCGCGAGCTGCACGCGCAACTGGCCGAAATCGCCAGCGAACTGGGCCTGATCACCCGCGACCAAGCCCATGCCGACGCCGAGCAGCCGGACGCGCAGATGACGCAGAAAAAGCGCCAGCAAGTGGACGCGGTGGCCTATGAAAACCTGCACAAAGCGCTGGTGACCGGCCTGATCGGCAATATCGGCATGAAGAACCAGGAAGGAGACGACTACCAAGGCGCGCGCGGCGTCAACTTCCACGTCTTTCCTGGCTCCGGCTTGAAGAAAGCCAAGCCGAAATGGCTGGTGGCGGCCGAGCTGGTGGAAACCACCCGCCTCTACGCGCGCTGCGTGGCCAAGATCGAGCCGGAGTGGGTGGAGAAGCTGGCGCCGCACCTGGTGAAGTACCACTACTTCGAGCCGCACTGGGAAAAGAGCCGCGGCGAAGTCGTCGCCAGCGAACGCGTCACGCTGTACGGCCTGACGCTGATCCCGCGCCGCGCCGTCAGCTACGGCCGCATCGCGCCGGAAGAGGCGCGCGAGCTGTTCATCCGCGGCGCGCTGGTGAATATGGAATACGTCAGCAACGCGCCCTTCTTCCAACGCAACCAGCAACTGATCCGCGAGGTGGAGCAGCTGGAGCACAAGGCGCGCCGCCAGGACGTGCTGGTGGACGAAGAGGCGCTGTACGCCTTCTATAGCGAACGCATCCCGGCGGAAGTGGTGGACGCCGCCAGCTTCGAAGCCTGGCGCAAGGAGGCGGAAAAAACCGAACCCAAGCTGCTGCACCTGACCCGCGAAGAGCTGATGCGCCACGCCGCCCAGCATGTGACCGAAAACCAGTTCCCGGAATGGCTGGAGCTGGAGGACGGCAAGCTGAAGCTGCGCTACCGCTTTGAACCCAAACACCCGCTGGACGGCGTCACCATCGACGTGCCGCTGGCCATCCTGAACCGCCTGACGCCGGCCCCGTTCGAATGGCTGGTGCCGGGCATGATCCGCGACAAGCTGCAGCAGCTGATCAAGGGCCTGCCCAAGCAAATCCGCCGCTGCTGCGTGCCGGTGCCGGACTTCATCACCCGCTTCCTGCTGACCGTCCCGGACCTGCAGCAGCCCATCGCGCCGCAACTGGCGCGCTTCATCCTGCGCGAGACCGGCGGCGTGAAGGTGGACATCGACGCGTTCAACACGCAGGAATTGCCGGAACACATGCTGTTCAACTTCCGCGTGATAGACGACGGCAAGCAGGAAATCGGCATGGGCCGCGATCTGGCCGCGCTGCAGAAGCAGTTCGGCCAGGCGGCGCAGCTGACCTTCCGCGACACCAGCGCCGAATTCGAGCGCGACGACGTCAAGGCCTGGGACTTCGGCGAGCTGCCGGAAAGCATACAGTTCGCCCGCGGCCGCCAGCAGCTCACCGGCTATCCGGCGCTGACGCTGGAGGAAGACCGCGTCGCCATCCGCCTGTTCGACACCCAGGCCGTGGCGGAAAAGCATCACCGCCAGGGCGTGATCCGCTTGCTGCAATTACAACTGAAAGAACAGATGAAGCAGCTGGGCAAGGGCCTGCCCGGCATGACGCAAATCGCGCTGCAGCTGCGCGCGGTGGCCAATGCCGACGACCTGCTGGCCGATGCCATCGCCGCCATCTGCGACCGCGCCTTCATCGGCGAGGACGCGCTGCCGCGCAACGAAAAAGCCTTCAACGAGCAGAAAACCCGCGCCCGCACCCGCCTGCCGGCGGTGATCCAGGCCGTGGCGCAGTACCTGCAGCAAATCGCCGCCGAATACACGCCGCTGGTCACCAAGATGCAGAAGCACAAGCTGGGGCATGAGCTGAAGGGCCAGCTGGAGCGGCTGGTATACAAGGGTTTTCTCAGCGACACGCCCTGGAGCCACCTGCCGCAATTGCCGCGCTACATGAAGGCGATGAGCCTGCGCATGGACAAACAGCCGGCCAATCCGCAGCGCGACGGCCAGCGCGCCGCCGAAATCCGCGATTTGTGGCAGCAATGGGAGCAACGCGTGGCGGCGCAAAAAGAACAAGGCGAACCGGCGCCGGCGGTGCTGGATTTCCGCTGGATGCTGGAGGAACTGCGCGTCAGCCTGTTTGCCCAGGAATTAAAAACACCTTACCCAGTCTCTGTTAAGCGCCTATTGAAAGTATGGAGCGAACTGCCGCGTTGA
- a CDS encoding sensor histidine kinase, whose product MLQSLRTAARAHGQFDFSWLDQWRGGMTYALCYACLLCAALAAPFLMGRLTPRTMKTYLKALGSGPALFRRALLLACALMLALGLADLADIPAPVLREQAQDWLWPAWLAHGLGGWLNLDKAAMAVYAALMLLFMLALRMCLLVDARARWPWLAAQMLIAAALEPWTEPGLGYLVAAELAFLLPWRAALAGALFQAVLIDLALLPYLVAVGDGHPACNIAGASPPAFWMVAAVDWLQGLVFQAFAFSVGYGWAEALRGRLCQAQANAALQATQLLLTEAVRNAERARIADGVGRLAAERMAGLQLQLRLAEAQGAPAPDMAAAREAARLLGEELHGVAGESALPMDLRQALETLCRGLPQPRTRLDMAPGLIVAQPALAHVLFRSAQEALSNALRHSGAARAVVRLERAGGGLTLTISDNGKGLDASGERREGHGLTGMRERVAAQGGSLDILSPAGGGCCLRIWLPLAGERT is encoded by the coding sequence ATGCTGCAAAGTTTGAGAACCGCCGCGAGGGCGCACGGCCAGTTTGATTTCAGCTGGCTCGATCAATGGCGCGGCGGCATGACATATGCGTTGTGTTACGCTTGCCTGCTGTGCGCGGCCTTGGCCGCGCCGTTTTTGATGGGACGATTGACTCCGCGCACGATGAAGACATATCTGAAGGCTCTAGGCTCCGGACCGGCCTTGTTCCGCCGCGCCCTGCTGCTGGCCTGCGCGCTGATGCTGGCGCTGGGTCTGGCGGACTTGGCGGACATTCCCGCGCCAGTCTTGCGCGAGCAGGCGCAGGACTGGCTGTGGCCGGCCTGGCTGGCGCATGGCTTGGGTGGTTGGCTGAATTTGGACAAGGCGGCCATGGCGGTGTACGCCGCGCTGATGCTGCTGTTCATGCTGGCGTTGCGGATGTGCCTGCTGGTTGACGCGCGCGCGCGTTGGCCCTGGCTGGCTGCCCAGATGCTGATCGCGGCCGCGCTGGAGCCTTGGACCGAGCCGGGACTGGGGTATCTGGTGGCGGCGGAGCTGGCGTTTCTGCTGCCGTGGCGGGCGGCCCTGGCCGGCGCGCTGTTCCAGGCGGTTCTGATCGATCTGGCTTTGCTGCCTTATCTGGTCGCGGTGGGCGATGGCCATCCGGCTTGCAATATCGCCGGCGCTTCGCCGCCCGCGTTCTGGATGGTGGCTGCCGTGGACTGGCTGCAGGGTTTGGTTTTTCAAGCCTTTGCCTTCAGCGTGGGCTATGGCTGGGCCGAAGCGCTGCGCGGCCGGCTATGCCAGGCGCAGGCCAATGCGGCGTTGCAGGCAACCCAGTTGCTGCTGACCGAAGCCGTGCGCAATGCCGAGCGCGCGCGCATTGCCGACGGCGTGGGACGGCTGGCGGCAGAGCGAATGGCCGGGCTGCAACTGCAGCTGCGCCTGGCAGAGGCGCAAGGCGCCCCGGCGCCGGACATGGCCGCCGCGCGCGAAGCCGCGCGCTTGCTTGGCGAGGAGCTGCATGGAGTGGCTGGCGAGTCCGCGCTGCCCATGGATTTGCGTCAGGCGCTGGAAACCTTGTGCCGCGGGCTTCCCCAGCCGCGGACCCGGCTGGACATGGCGCCAGGCCTGATCGTGGCGCAGCCGGCGCTGGCGCACGTCCTTTTTCGCAGCGCGCAGGAAGCCTTGAGCAATGCCTTGCGTCATTCCGGCGCCGCGCGCGCGGTGGTGAGGCTGGAGCGGGCCGGCGGCGGGCTGACGTTGACCATCAGCGATAACGGCAAGGGGCTGGATGCATCCGGCGAGCGGCGCGAGGGCCATGGTTTGACCGGCATGCGCGAACGAGTGGCGGCGCAGGGCGGCTCGCTGGACATCCTGTCGCCGGCCGGCGGCGGCTGCTGCCTGCGCATCTGGCTGCCGCTGGCAGGAGAGCGCACATGA
- a CDS encoding histidine kinase produces the protein MSIPSTPSPLAGFRCVSLLACLVLAAQRWILLWPAGEAGPAHLRDRLALLAGAALGRDGLLTAYALGFALFAWALWRATANGPRAPDHAAKLVLLAVQIALALLLHDKLLLLTAAEAALLLGWRLAACCLGAQLLLTLLANAWQAQYLPANELICNVSGSQVALPDLAQRRWQLGLDAALGGGFQLLTFGIGCLGGAERRRRAELEATRASLLAAGQLLAGAAGNGERLRLARELHDGIGHHLSALNLQLELLLRRGAGGADPPLRAAQQSARSMLAEVRALVGKERQACEAPLNQALRLLCEGMVPAVGLQLEPLPGLSDAAAWRALRAAREALADRGGQPCRLWLAQADDGGAELRLSQAGAETWVTIWREAA, from the coding sequence ATGAGCATCCCATCGACGCCATCGCCGCTGGCCGGCTTCCGCTGCGTTTCCCTGCTGGCTTGCCTGGTCCTGGCGGCGCAGCGATGGATCTTGCTATGGCCGGCTGGCGAGGCCGGTCCGGCGCATCTGCGCGACAGGCTGGCCTTGCTGGCTGGCGCGGCGCTGGGCCGCGACGGCCTGCTGACGGCCTATGCCCTGGGCTTCGCCTTGTTCGCCTGGGCCTTGTGGCGGGCCACGGCCAACGGCCCGCGCGCGCCGGATCATGCGGCGAAATTGGTCCTGCTGGCGGTACAAATCGCGCTGGCCTTGCTGCTCCACGATAAATTGCTATTGCTGACCGCGGCTGAGGCGGCGCTGTTGCTGGGCTGGCGGCTTGCCGCCTGCTGTCTGGGCGCGCAATTGCTGCTGACGCTGCTGGCCAATGCTTGGCAGGCGCAATATTTGCCGGCGAATGAATTGATCTGCAATGTCAGCGGTTCCCAGGTCGCCTTGCCGGACTTAGCGCAGCGCCGTTGGCAACTGGGGCTGGATGCCGCCCTGGGCGGCGGCTTTCAGTTGCTGACCTTCGGCATTGGTTGCCTGGGCGGGGCCGAACGCCGCCGCCGCGCCGAACTGGAGGCGACGCGCGCCAGTCTGTTGGCGGCCGGGCAGTTGCTGGCCGGCGCGGCCGGCAATGGCGAACGGCTGCGGCTGGCGCGCGAGTTGCATGACGGCATCGGTCACCATTTGTCGGCGCTGAACCTGCAACTGGAGCTGCTGTTGCGGCGGGGCGCGGGCGGAGCGGACCCGCCCTTGCGCGCGGCGCAGCAGTCGGCGCGCAGCATGTTGGCCGAGGTGCGCGCCTTGGTGGGCAAGGAAAGGCAGGCGTGCGAGGCGCCGTTGAACCAGGCGCTGCGCTTGCTGTGCGAGGGCATGGTGCCTGCTGTCGGGCTGCAACTGGAGCCGCTGCCCGGCCTGTCCGACGCGGCCGCATGGCGCGCCTTACGCGCGGCGCGAGAAGCCTTGGCGGACAGGGGCGGCCAGCCCTGCCGGCTGTGGCTGGCGCAGGCGGACGACGGCGGCGCGGAATTGCGGCTGTCCCAGGCGGGGGCGGAGACGTGGGTGACGATATGGCGGGAGGCGGCGTGA
- a CDS encoding response regulator, producing MGDDMAGGGVMIRVGLVDDQTLVRSGIRGLLELTGDIRVALEAADGAEALALLREARPDVLLLDVRMPGMSGMDVLRALREGGILPPTLLLTTFDDDEALLAGMGLGARGFLLKDISLERLADAIRRVAAGETLFRPGLTERVLDGLRGGAGFPALDLPERLTSREVEVLALMAGGFNNREIAEALGPSEGTIKNHVSSILSKLGVRDRVRAVLRGLELGYI from the coding sequence GTGGGTGACGATATGGCGGGAGGCGGCGTGATGATACGGGTTGGCCTGGTGGACGATCAGACCCTGGTGCGCAGCGGCATCCGCGGTTTGCTGGAGTTGACCGGCGACATCCGGGTGGCGCTGGAGGCGGCCGACGGCGCAGAGGCGCTGGCCCTGCTGCGGGAGGCGCGGCCCGATGTGCTGCTGCTGGATGTGCGCATGCCGGGCATGAGCGGCATGGATGTGTTGCGCGCGCTGAGGGAGGGCGGCATTTTGCCGCCGACCTTGTTGTTGACCACCTTCGACGACGACGAGGCGCTGTTGGCCGGCATGGGGCTGGGCGCGCGCGGTTTTTTGTTGAAGGACATCTCGCTGGAGCGGCTGGCTGACGCGATACGCCGCGTGGCGGCGGGCGAGACCTTGTTCCGGCCTGGGCTGACCGAGCGGGTGCTGGACGGCTTGCGCGGCGGAGCCGGCTTTCCGGCGCTGGACCTGCCGGAGCGCCTGACAAGCCGTGAGGTGGAGGTGCTGGCCTTGATGGCAGGCGGCTTCAATAACCGCGAGATCGCGGAGGCCCTGGGGCCGAGCGAGGGCACGATCAAGAATCACGTGTCCAGCATCCTGTCCAAGCTCGGCGTGCGCGACCGGGTGCGCGCGGTGTTGCGCGGGCTGGAGCTCGGCTATATCTGA
- a CDS encoding methyl-accepting chemotaxis protein, translating to MSIQAITEWFIPDSIRQSPEQAIRARTVVGVGLLAGLMAPLFAIEYLNLGHYPMAEGIALGGLGLLCGPLLLRLSGAVRFTAEFITSCMYAMVCWMVYVNGGILSTSLMWFAAIPFTAVFIGTRRSGMFWLAMSLAAVGVIMWLSSVDAIPANPLPHEVLPKLQAKSLAGLSLVVLVLALAFDKAKSKSFEKLETARKEAEQASQALALMMEQISHSIRDASGASRQIAASTGSMAKTMADQRERSEDMVVVAQQMAVVTSQNAEQSTTATQLARTAGDAALQGGSAMDQAVSQLGRAGEVISHAAGKLEELGQRSAEVSGIVQLIRDIADQTNLLALNAAIEAARAGEMGRGFAVVADEVRKLAERTQNATQDIESKIQLIVDGTNLAIVAMRDGSQQMQAGRDHAQNAQQRLSGIIRETGELAGLLGQVSQAEASQNQGFAQFAGDIVAVGEATRSLSGETKNIAEAIRQLDEQMEKLHQAVSQQQPMDKPSHRRREPQLA from the coding sequence ATGTCGATACAAGCCATCACCGAATGGTTTATCCCGGACAGCATACGCCAGTCTCCGGAGCAGGCCATCCGCGCCCGCACCGTGGTCGGCGTCGGCCTGCTGGCCGGCCTGATGGCGCCGTTATTCGCCATCGAATACCTGAACCTGGGGCACTACCCCATGGCCGAGGGCATCGCCCTGGGCGGCCTGGGACTGCTGTGCGGCCCCTTATTGCTGCGCCTCAGCGGCGCGGTGCGCTTCACCGCGGAATTCATCACCAGCTGCATGTACGCCATGGTGTGCTGGATGGTCTACGTCAACGGGGGCATCCTGTCCACCAGCCTGATGTGGTTCGCCGCCATCCCCTTCACCGCCGTGTTCATCGGCACCCGCCGCTCCGGGATGTTCTGGCTGGCCATGTCGCTGGCCGCGGTGGGGGTCATCATGTGGCTGTCCAGCGTGGACGCCATCCCGGCCAATCCCTTGCCGCACGAAGTGCTGCCCAAGCTGCAGGCCAAATCGCTGGCCGGCCTGTCGCTGGTGGTGCTGGTGCTGGCGCTGGCCTTCGACAAGGCCAAGAGCAAGAGCTTCGAGAAACTGGAAACGGCGCGCAAGGAAGCCGAACAGGCCAGCCAGGCCTTGGCCCTGATGATGGAGCAGATCAGCCACTCCATCCGCGACGCCTCCGGCGCCAGCCGGCAAATCGCCGCCAGCACCGGCAGCATGGCCAAGACCATGGCCGACCAGCGCGAACGCTCGGAAGACATGGTGGTGGTGGCGCAACAGATGGCGGTAGTGACCAGCCAGAACGCCGAGCAATCGACCACCGCCACCCAATTGGCCCGCACCGCGGGCGATGCCGCGCTGCAAGGCGGCTCCGCCATGGACCAGGCCGTATCGCAACTGGGCCGCGCCGGCGAAGTCATCAGCCACGCCGCCGGCAAGCTGGAGGAGCTGGGCCAGCGCAGCGCCGAAGTCAGCGGCATCGTGCAGTTGATCCGCGACATCGCGGACCAGACCAATCTATTGGCGCTGAACGCCGCCATCGAAGCGGCGCGCGCCGGGGAAATGGGCCGCGGCTTCGCCGTGGTGGCGGACGAGGTGCGCAAGCTGGCCGAACGCACCCAGAACGCCACCCAGGACATCGAGAGCAAGATCCAGCTGATCGTGGACGGCACCAATCTGGCCATCGTGGCCATGCGCGACGGCAGCCAGCAGATGCAGGCCGGCCGCGACCACGCGCAGAACGCGCAGCAAAGACTGTCCGGCATCATCCGCGAAACCGGCGAGCTGGCCGGCTTGCTGGGCCAGGTGTCGCAGGCCGAGGCTAGCCAGAACCAGGGCTTCGCCCAGTTCGCCGGCGACATCGTCGCCGTCGGCGAAGCCACCCGCAGCCTGTCCGGCGAAACCAAGAACATCGCCGAGGCCATCCGCCAGCTGGACGAGCAAATGGAGAAACTGCACCAGGCGGTGAGCCAGCAACAGCCCATGGACAAGCCGTCCCACCGCCGCCGCGAGCCGCAGCTGGCCTGA
- a CDS encoding DeoR/GlpR family DNA-binding transcription regulator, whose translation MRKERPLASGLPSDRHQYIRQQLQQHGRVLAGELAATLGVSEDSIRRDLRELAANGVCQRVYGGAIALRPSDTSFEQRRREHPGRKARLAATAVRQLRPGQFVFLDGGTTNLEIARALPPDLPLTIATNAIPIAAELFGKKQLEVLVLGGSLNHKSGDTAGTIATRMLQAMHPDICFLGTCSVDRELGVGTVMAEEAAFKRMLVEQCGQTILAVTNEKLDTASPFAVAPLADIGLLILEPDADPSRLAHLQASGVPLRMAD comes from the coding sequence ATGCGCAAAGAACGCCCACTCGCCTCCGGCCTGCCCTCGGACCGGCATCAATACATCCGCCAGCAACTGCAGCAGCATGGCCGAGTGCTGGCCGGCGAACTGGCCGCCACGCTAGGCGTATCCGAAGACTCGATCCGCCGCGACCTGCGCGAGCTGGCGGCCAACGGCGTATGCCAGCGGGTATACGGCGGCGCCATCGCGCTGCGCCCCAGCGACACCAGCTTTGAGCAGCGCCGCCGCGAACATCCCGGCCGCAAGGCCCGCCTGGCCGCCACCGCGGTGCGCCAGTTGCGTCCCGGCCAATTCGTATTCCTGGATGGCGGCACCACCAATCTGGAAATCGCCCGCGCCCTGCCGCCCGACTTGCCACTCACCATAGCCACCAACGCCATTCCCATCGCGGCGGAGCTGTTCGGCAAAAAACAACTGGAAGTGCTGGTGCTGGGCGGCAGCCTTAACCACAAAAGCGGCGACACCGCCGGCACCATCGCCACCCGCATGCTGCAAGCCATGCATCCGGACATCTGCTTTCTAGGCACTTGCTCAGTGGATCGCGAACTGGGCGTCGGCACGGTGATGGCTGAAGAAGCGGCCTTCAAGCGCATGCTGGTGGAGCAGTGCGGCCAGACCATCCTGGCCGTCACCAATGAAAAGCTGGATACCGCCTCGCCCTTCGCGGTGGCGCCGCTGGCCGACATCGGCCTGCTGATTCTGGAGCCGGACGCCGACCCGTCGCGCCTGGCGCATCTGCAGGCCAGCGGCGTGCCGCTGCGCATGGCCGATTGA
- a CDS encoding Cof-type HAD-IIB family hydrolase: MKLMVSDLDGTLLNENSQLAPETHAALRQVAARGIAMAVATGRHERQARLLWPDDLPAVPVISANGARVHLADGSLLFQSRLSQDLISRLLRPELVRDTELGVYRDDCIMAYHSKREYSHYTGQVAEIADLAGFAADDVSKVIYCGTPEQLKPVELDIARDFGDEVSMTYSHVCYLEVMAPGVNKGSALALLLKHLGVKADDCAAFGDNLNDAEMLQLAGLPHVMANAHPELKRRLPDVPVIGHHAAGGVAKRLLEMLA, translated from the coding sequence ATGAAACTGATGGTTTCCGATCTGGATGGCACGCTGTTGAACGAGAACTCGCAATTGGCGCCGGAAACGCACGCCGCCTTGCGGCAAGTGGCGGCCAGGGGGATCGCCATGGCGGTGGCAACCGGTCGGCATGAGCGTCAGGCGCGGCTGTTGTGGCCGGATGATTTGCCGGCAGTGCCGGTGATCAGCGCCAACGGCGCGCGCGTGCATCTGGCCGACGGCAGCCTGTTGTTTCAATCGCGTTTGTCCCAGGATTTGATCAGCCGTTTGCTGCGGCCGGAGCTGGTGCGGGACACCGAGCTGGGCGTCTACCGCGACGATTGCATCATGGCCTACCACAGCAAGCGCGAATATAGCCATTACACCGGACAGGTGGCGGAAATCGCCGATCTGGCCGGTTTCGCCGCCGACGATGTCTCCAAGGTGATTTACTGCGGCACGCCCGAGCAGCTCAAGCCAGTGGAGCTCGACATCGCGCGCGATTTCGGCGACGAAGTGTCCATGACTTATTCCCACGTCTGCTACCTGGAAGTGATGGCGCCGGGTGTCAACAAAGGCAGCGCGCTGGCCTTGCTGCTGAAGCATCTGGGCGTAAAGGCCGACGATTGCGCCGCCTTCGGCGACAACCTCAACGACGCGGAGATGCTGCAGCTGGCGGGCCTGCCGCATGTGATGGCCAATGCCCATCCCGAGCTGAAGCGGCGGCTGCCGGACGTGCCGGTGATCGGCCATCACGCCGCTGGCGGCGTGGCCAAGCGGCTGCTGGAGATGCTGGCTTGA